One window from the genome of Mucilaginibacter ginsenosidivorans encodes:
- the purU gene encoding formyltetrahydrofolate deformylase, with protein MIIVIQCTDQVGLVAKISGLLANENLNIVSMHEHVDKGENMFFMRLEVTDQPDDVSLEQKLQQLLPKGAIVRVNPSPEKKAIVMVTKEYHCLADILVRNHFKTLGASVQCVIGNYTNLADICRRFDIPFYHVPFENFKEEAESSILGIISRYEHDYIVLAKFMRVLSPGFVSRFPNQVINIHHSFLPAFAGANPYRQAYERGVKLIGATAHFVTDELDEGPIIAQQIISADHSFTASDMVKAGKEIETAVLAKALRMVFDDRVFICKNKTVVLE; from the coding sequence CCTGGTTGCGAAGATATCGGGGTTGCTGGCGAACGAGAATCTGAACATCGTATCCATGCACGAGCATGTGGACAAGGGCGAAAACATGTTCTTTATGCGGCTTGAAGTAACTGACCAGCCTGATGATGTTTCGCTGGAACAAAAACTACAGCAATTGCTGCCCAAGGGGGCCATAGTCCGGGTGAACCCCAGTCCCGAAAAGAAAGCCATTGTGATGGTAACGAAGGAGTACCACTGCCTGGCAGATATATTGGTGCGGAACCATTTCAAGACCCTGGGCGCATCGGTGCAGTGTGTTATCGGCAACTACACCAACCTGGCGGATATTTGCCGCCGCTTTGATATCCCATTTTATCACGTGCCTTTCGAAAATTTTAAAGAAGAGGCAGAAAGTAGTATACTCGGCATTATCTCGCGATACGAGCATGACTATATCGTGCTGGCAAAGTTCATGCGCGTTTTATCGCCCGGTTTTGTAAGCCGTTTCCCTAACCAGGTCATCAATATACATCACTCATTTTTACCGGCATTTGCCGGCGCCAACCCGTACCGGCAGGCTTACGAGCGCGGCGTAAAGCTGATAGGCGCTACGGCCCACTTTGTAACCGACGAACTGGACGAGGGTCCTATTATTGCGCAACAGATCATATCCGCCGATCATTCGTTCACCGCATCGGATATGGTGAAAGCAGGTAAAGAAATAGAGACCGCTGTGTTGGCGAAGGCGCTAAGGATGGTTTTTGACGACCGTGTTTTTATCTGTAAAAACAAAACGGTGGTACTTGAATAA
- a CDS encoding DUF1801 domain-containing protein, which translates to MREIDYYFLQKDEPVKSCLLFLRDHILDYDEGITEAWKYRMPFYCYKGKMFCYLWTHKKNGLPYIGIVEGRKIDHPLLIQEERARMKIMLIDPTRDLPLETIGNILKTAIELYE; encoded by the coding sequence ATGCGGGAAATTGATTATTACTTTTTGCAAAAGGATGAGCCTGTAAAAAGCTGCCTGCTGTTTCTGCGCGACCATATTCTTGACTATGATGAAGGCATCACAGAGGCCTGGAAATACCGGATGCCGTTTTATTGCTATAAAGGAAAGATGTTTTGCTACCTGTGGACACATAAAAAAAATGGCCTGCCTTATATAGGTATTGTTGAAGGACGAAAGATCGATCACCCTTTGCTGATACAGGAAGAAAGGGCGCGGATGAAGATCATGCTGATCGACCCAACCCGCGACTTGCCATTGGAAACTATTGGTAATATATTGAAAACGGCTATTGAACTTTATGAATAA
- a CDS encoding cupin domain-containing protein, protein MISRKITSNFWKLSLSDSALTTLFILTSIPAFSQSRQPYIFEHEKDIAKNEPGPHNGGGKTVGYSFFAKADSLKNTFRKRVLHPGAAVGYHLQEVDEVYYIVSGTGEMQMNGKTFPVKAGDAILTRPGSSHGLKQTGKADLVIIITY, encoded by the coding sequence ATGATATCCAGGAAGATCACGTCAAATTTTTGGAAGTTGAGTCTTAGCGATTCGGCTCTCACTACCCTTTTTATACTAACATCCATTCCCGCTTTCTCCCAATCCCGCCAACCCTACATTTTCGAACATGAGAAAGACATCGCCAAAAACGAACCCGGCCCGCATAACGGCGGGGGCAAAACCGTGGGGTATAGCTTTTTCGCCAAAGCCGATAGCTTGAAAAATACCTTTCGCAAACGGGTATTGCATCCGGGCGCGGCAGTGGGTTACCATTTGCAGGAAGTAGACGAGGTGTATTACATCGTGAGCGGTACGGGCGAAATGCAGATGAACGGCAAGACCTTTCCTGTAAAAGCCGGGGATGCTATCCTTACCCGTCCAGGAAGTTCACATGGCTTAAAACAAACCGGCAAAGCCGACCTGGTTATTATTATAACTTATTAA
- the tnpA gene encoding IS200/IS605 family transposase has protein sequence MTKYRKLSHSFYYCVYHVVWTPKYRFRVLTDVVADTLENKIRAICGWKEVEILEMNIQADHVHMVCSIPPKMSVSDFMGILKGKTALMMFSNYPSLRKKPYWGNHFWSRGYFVSTLGVDEERIKNYVKYQETEERKEDGTTDLKLF, from the coding sequence GTGACGAAATACAGGAAATTATCTCATAGCTTTTACTATTGTGTTTACCATGTTGTGTGGACGCCGAAATATCGCTTCAGGGTATTAACAGATGTGGTGGCCGATACATTGGAGAATAAGATTCGAGCAATATGCGGATGGAAAGAAGTGGAGATATTGGAGATGAATATTCAAGCCGATCATGTTCACATGGTTTGTAGCATCCCGCCAAAGATGAGTGTGAGTGATTTCATGGGGATATTAAAAGGTAAAACAGCACTAATGATGTTCAGTAATTATCCGAGTTTGCGCAAGAAACCATATTGGGGTAATCATTTTTGGAGTAGAGGTTATTTTGTAAGTACGTTAGGTGTAGATGAAGAACGGATAAAGAACTATGTAAAATATCAGGAAACAGAAGAGCGGAAAGAAGACGGAACAACTGACCTGAAATTGTTTTGA
- a CDS encoding CocE/NonD family hydrolase, which yields MKRILLFAFSFTLLAFCSNAQPNNSDAEYVKANYTKYEYQIPMRDGKKLFTSVYVPKDQSKKYPIMMDRTPYSVAPYGADRYKGSLGPSSLFLHDGFIFVYQDVRGRWMSEGTFEEMTPEKEVHKTKNDVDEGTDTYDTIDWLIKNIKNNNGKVGVWGISYPGFFTTASLLSRHPALAAASPQAPMADLYRDDAFHNGAFMLAANFGFYPFFTNRQDDKPTQRQGGRLNYGTADGYEFYMNMGAVKNSNDKYYKDTIRLWNEMLDHPDYDQHWKDRNVLYHLHDIKTPTLVTGGWYDAEDLYGAINTYKTLKKENPNTPIYFTMGPWVHGGWSRGDGDHLGDVDFGGPTGPFYRDKIEFAFFSHYLKGTELDLKPVSAFETGVNQWKTYNTWPPKEAEDKNLYLLPGGKLSFDAPAGDKDTFDEYTSDPDKPVPFIDGIDLGMKREYMVGDQRFAARRPDVLTYQTDVLDHDITLAGNIWANLKVAITGTDADWVVKVIDVYPDSAKNNKFTAKGTYMSNYEQMVRSEAMRGKFRNDFGKPEAFVPGQVTPVNFELQDVLHTFKKGHRIMVQVQSTWFPLIDRNTQQFQDIMKAKDTDFKKETHKVYTSKEHPSYLKVRVME from the coding sequence ATGAAACGAATACTGCTTTTCGCTTTCAGCTTTACGCTTTTAGCTTTCTGCTCCAACGCCCAGCCCAATAATTCTGATGCAGAATATGTAAAGGCAAACTATACCAAATACGAGTATCAAATACCCATGCGCGATGGCAAAAAGCTGTTCACCTCGGTTTACGTGCCCAAGGACCAGTCGAAGAAATATCCCATCATGATGGACCGCACGCCTTACAGCGTAGCACCGTACGGAGCCGACAGGTACAAAGGCTCATTGGGCCCGTCGTCGCTGTTTCTGCACGATGGTTTTATTTTTGTTTACCAGGATGTACGCGGCCGTTGGATGAGTGAAGGCACGTTTGAGGAAATGACGCCCGAAAAAGAAGTGCACAAAACCAAAAATGATGTGGACGAGGGTACCGATACCTATGACACCATCGACTGGCTGATCAAAAATATAAAGAATAACAATGGCAAGGTAGGCGTGTGGGGAATATCCTATCCCGGATTTTTCACTACGGCCTCATTATTGAGCCGTCACCCGGCCTTAGCTGCAGCGTCTCCCCAGGCGCCCATGGCCGACCTGTACCGGGACGATGCTTTTCATAACGGTGCTTTTATGCTGGCTGCTAATTTTGGTTTTTATCCTTTTTTTACAAACCGGCAGGATGACAAGCCTACCCAGCGCCAGGGCGGACGTTTGAATTACGGCACCGCCGATGGTTACGAGTTTTATATGAACATGGGTGCGGTAAAGAACTCGAACGATAAGTATTACAAGGATACCATCCGCCTTTGGAACGAAATGCTCGATCACCCTGATTACGACCAGCATTGGAAGGACCGCAATGTGCTGTATCACCTGCACGATATTAAGACCCCTACGCTTGTCACCGGCGGCTGGTATGATGCCGAGGACCTGTATGGAGCGATAAATACCTATAAAACCCTGAAAAAAGAGAACCCGAATACCCCCATCTATTTTACCATGGGCCCCTGGGTGCACGGCGGCTGGTCGCGGGGCGACGGCGACCATTTAGGCGATGTTGATTTTGGCGGCCCCACGGGGCCATTCTATCGCGACAAAATAGAGTTCGCGTTTTTTAGCCATTACCTTAAGGGCACGGAGTTGGACCTGAAACCGGTATCGGCTTTTGAGACCGGCGTAAACCAGTGGAAAACCTATAACACCTGGCCGCCTAAGGAAGCAGAAGACAAAAACCTGTACCTTTTGCCGGGTGGTAAGCTTTCTTTCGATGCGCCGGCGGGAGATAAAGATACTTTTGACGAATATACATCCGATCCTGATAAACCTGTGCCCTTTATAGATGGTATCGACCTGGGTATGAAGCGCGAATACATGGTTGGCGACCAGCGCTTTGCCGCCCGCCGGCCCGACGTGCTGACCTACCAGACCGATGTGCTGGACCATGATATAACGCTTGCCGGTAACATTTGGGCCAACCTGAAGGTGGCCATTACCGGTACAGATGCCGACTGGGTGGTAAAAGTGATAGATGTTTACCCGGATTCGGCCAAAAACAACAAGTTTACGGCTAAGGGCACCTATATGTCCAATTACGAGCAGATGGTACGCAGCGAGGCCATGCGCGGTAAGTTTCGCAACGATTTCGGCAAGCCCGAGGCCTTTGTGCCAGGCCAGGTTACGCCGGTGAACTTTGAGCTGCAGGATGTATTGCACACCTTTAAAAAAGGGCACCGTATTATGGTGCAGGTGCAAAGCACCTGGTTCCCGCTCATCGACCGCAATACGCAGCAGTTCCAGGATATTATGAAGGCAAAGGATACCGACTTTAAAAAGGAAACGCACAAGGTTTACACCTCCAAAGAGCATCCGAGCTATTTGAAGGTTAGGGTGATGGAATAA
- a CDS encoding DUF1801 domain-containing protein, producing MQELDLFYLQLEEPNKSSLSTLRQHILAFDSHVTEAWKFNMPFFFYKGNRFCYFKVGRKLGTPYLGFNDGKWIDHPELVFEERSRIKIFMVDPNRELPVETINSILKAAIAIYD from the coding sequence ATGCAGGAGCTTGATCTTTTCTATCTCCAACTGGAAGAGCCGAATAAAAGTTCCCTGTCAACCCTGCGGCAACATATACTGGCATTTGACAGCCACGTAACCGAAGCCTGGAAATTCAACATGCCATTCTTCTTTTATAAAGGGAACCGTTTCTGCTATTTTAAGGTCGGCCGGAAACTGGGTACGCCTTACCTTGGATTTAACGATGGTAAATGGATAGATCACCCCGAATTGGTTTTTGAGGAACGGTCCCGAATTAAGATTTTTATGGTCGACCCAAACCGCGAACTGCCGGTTGAAACTATCAATTCCATTTTGAAAGCAGCTATTGCCATTTACGACTGA